The Mangrovimonas cancribranchiae nucleotide sequence CAATACAACGTGAGCCAATAAATGCATTATCTTCAATAATTACTGGGGCTGCTTGTAGTGGCTCTAAAACACCGCCAATACCAACGCCTCCAGAAAGGTGTACGTTTTTACCAATTTGAGCACAGCTCCCTACAGTTGCCCAAGTATCTACCATAGTACCTTCGTCTACATAAGCTCCAATATTTACGTAACTTGGCATCATTATAACACCTTTTGAAATATACGCGCCATGACGTGCTACAGCATGTGGTACAACACGAATACCCTTTTCTTGATATCCTGTTTTTAAAGGAATTTTATCATGATATTCAAAAATACCAACCTCTAAAGTTTCCATTTGTTGGATAGGGAAGTATAAAACAACAGCTTTTTTTACCCATTCGTTTACTTGCCAACCGTTTTCTGTTGGTTCGGCAACACGTAAATTACCAGAATCTAATAAGGCAACAACCTCACGTATGGTATTTATGGTGTTTTCTTCTTTTAGTAATGCTCTGTTATCCCAAGCTTCTTCTATAATTGATTTTAAGTTATTCATTTTAATAAGTATTTATGTTTGCAAATATAAGTGTATATACTTTTAATGTATAACATATCAAAAACTTTAAATCAAGTTGCTTATTTTTGTATAATATGGGAAGAATTTTAGCAATAGATTTTGGTGCCAAAAGAACAGGAATAGCTGTTACCGATGAATTACAAATTATAGCCTCTGGATTAACAACGGTAAACACAAAAGAGTTGTTGGCGTTTTTAAAAGCGTATATTTCAAAAGAAAAAGTAGAACTTTTTGTAGTTGGAGAGCCTAAACAGCTAAATAACCAAGCTTCTGAAAGTGAGGTATTAATTTTACCTTTTTTAAAGAAACTTGAAGCTGAAATTCCTAGTATCCCTATAAAGCGCATCGATGAACGATTTACCTCTAAAATGGCATTTCAAACCATGATAGATAGTGGCTTATCTAAAAAACAGCGTCGTAATAAAGCTTTGGTCGATGAAATTAGTGCGACTATCATTTTACAAAGCTATTTAGCTAGTAAATAAAAGCCATAAACTTTTAATTGTAAGTTAAAAGTGCTGTAAAACCTTAAAGGAATTGTATTTTTGCATCTGAAAAATTAAAACCATGATTTTACCAATTGTTGCTTACGGCGATCCAGTACTAAAAAAGAAAGCCAAAGATATTCCTAGTGACTACCCAAAATTAAGCGAGTTGTTAGATAATATGTATGAAACTATGGAAGGCGCTTATGGTGTTGGATTAGCCGCGCCTCAAATAGGATTGCCCATTAGAATTTTTATATTAGATACAGCACCTTTTGCCGAAGACAGTGAATTGCCCGAAGAAGAGCAGGCTTTTTTAAAAACATTTAGAAGAACATTTATAAACGCCAAAATTACTAAAGAAGAAGGAGACGAGTGGGCGTTTAACGAAGGGTGTTTAAGTATTCCAGATGTTAGAGAAGATGTGTTTAGAAAACCTAAAATAACAATTGAATACTTTGATGAAAACTTTAACAAGCATGTTGAAACATTCGAAGGACTAGCGGCAAGAGTCATTCAGCATGAATACGATCATATTGAAGGTATTTTATTTACCGACAAGCTATCTAGTTTAAAAAAGCGCTTAATAAAAGGAAAGCTTAATAATATTTCAAAAGGGAAAATCAACGTTGATTATAGAATGCGTTTCCCTAACCAAAAAAAGAGACGATAAATTTGGCAAACAATGCCAAACAAAGCATATTTGCACTTTTTAAAATAAACCTATGGGATTAGAAAAAGTTTTAGCTATATCAGGAAAACCGGGATTGTATAAATTAGTAGCACAAACAAGAACAGGGTTTGTAGCAGAATCTTTGGTAGATAAAAGAAGAATTTCTGTAAATATTCATCAAAATGTTAGCCTATTAAGCGAAATAGCTATTTACACGTTAACTGAAGAAAAGCCACTTCAAGATGTTTTTACTTTAATAAAAGAAAAAGAAAATGGCGAGCAAACAGCTATAGGTCATAAAGAAAGTAAAGACAAATTAGAAGAGTACTTTTTCAATATTTTACCAGATTATGATGAAGATCGTGTGTATGCTAGTGATATTAAAAAAGTAATACAATGGTATAACTTACTTCAAAAACATGACTTGTTAGATTTTGAAGAAGAAGTTTCAACTTCAGATGAAGAAGAATAAAAATTAACCTCGATTATCGAGTGTTTATAAAACACAAATAAAAATCTAGCTTTAACGGCTGGATTTTTTTATTTTAAAAAGTAACTTACACAAAAAAACACAATGAATTCTAGAGCAGAGCAATTAAAAGGGTTTGAACGTTTGTTAGACATTATGGACGATTTACGAGAACAATGCCCTTGGGATAAAAAGCAAACTATGGAAACATTACGTCATTTAACCATAGAGGAAACCTACGAGTTAGGCGATGCTATTTTAGATAACGATTTAAATGAAGTGAAAAAGGAGTTAGGCGATATTTTATTACACATTGTGTTTTATTCTAAAATAGGTAGTGAAGCCAACGACTTTGATATCGCTGACGTTTGTAATAGTATTTGTGATAAATTAATAGAAAGACACCCGCATATTTATGGCGATGTTACTGTAGAAAACGAAGAAGACGTTAAGCGAAATTGGGAAAATATTAAGCTAAAAGAAGGTAGAAAAAGTGTACTAGAAGGAGTGCCAAAAAGTTTGCCTGCTTTGGTAAAAGCAAACAGAATTCAAGATAAAGTAGCAGGCGTAGGTTTTGATTGGGAAGAACCTAATCAAGTCTGGGAAAAAGTAGAAGAGGAGCTAAACGAGTTTAAAGAAGAAGTGCAGAATGGCGATAAAAACGCTATGGAAAACGAGTTTGGAGATGTAATGTTTTCTTTGGTGAATTATGCTAGATTTTTAGGTATAAACCCCGAAAATGCTTTAGAAAGAACTAATAAGAAGTTTTCAAACAGATTTCAGTATTTAGAAACTAAATCTAAGGAAATAAACAAGTCTTTAAGCGACATGACCTTGAATGAAATGAATGTGTTTTGGGAGGAAGCGAAAAAAAAGTAATTTTTTTTTAAACTCTGTAATCCAAAAAAGAACTTTAATCGTATATATAATAAATGACGTTTAAAACACAGTGATTAATAGCTACATTTACTTCAAAAAATAAACGTCATTTTATAACATAAGTAGGTTATTTTAGTTGGGAAAAATAACTGTTTAGTTAGTTTAGTTAGGAACCTAAATCCTATTTGCTCTCGCAAATAGGATTTGGTTATTTTATACTAGTATAGTTTCTTAATTTTCTGAAGTTTTGTTTTCCATAAACTAAGTTCATCTTTATGTTTTTGAATGTTTTTATGAACATCTTTAACCAGAGGGTTGTCATCATCAACATTAGTGAAAAACTGGAGGTTGTTTTCTAATTGGGTGATTTCGCCTTTAATTTCCTTAATTTTCTTAGAAATAAACACTCTTTCATTATCAAGGTGTCTAGAGTCTTGATGGTTGTTTAGAACTTCTAATTTTTTATCAAATTTAATAAGCTCTGCTTCAGATGGGTTTAAGCCAAGTGTTTTAAAAAAACCATCTAGAGTTTTGTTTAACTCTTTTTCTATGTTGCGTTTATTTCTAGGAACATTACCTAAAGCTTTCCATTTTTCAACATAGTCTTTTATTACAGGTAAATCGGTTTCTTTATCGGCTACTTTTAAACCTTTAATTTCCTGTAGTAACTCCGATTTTTTATTGAAATTATCAAGCTCTTCTTCACTAGCTTTATTTCTTGAAGTGTGAAACTTGTCAAAATAATGATTACAAGCGGCTTTAAATTGTTTCCAGATTTTATCGCTATCTTTTCTAGGAACGTGACCTATTTTTTTCCAGTCGCTTTGTATCTTTTTCATTAAAGGCGTCGTGGTTTCAAAGTCCTCGCTATCCTTGTTGTCTTCGGCTATTTTAACGAGCTCTCGTTTCTTTTCAAGGTTTTTATATTGTTCCTTTTTAAGGTTTTTATAGAAGGCGTTTTTCTTTCTATTAAACGTTCTTACAACATCTTTAAATTTTGCCCATGTGGCTTCGTTAACTTTTATAGGTACTTTTCCTGCATTAAAAAAAGCTTCTCTTAAGGCTTCAACTTCTTTAATACTTTTTTGCCAACCATTGTGCGATGTTGCTCCGGTATCGCTTATTGCTTTAATTTGATCTATTATGTCCTGTTTTTTCTCAAGGTTCTTTTCGTAGATCTTATCTAATTCATTAAAGTAAATCTGTCTTTTATCATGAATTGTTTTGGTGGCATTTTTAAAACGTTGCCAAATTTCTTCGCGATATTCTTTGGCAACTGGACCTAATTCTTCTTTCCACATTTTGTGCAAAACTTGTAACTCTCTAAAGGCATGGTTAACGTCTTCCTCTTGTGCTAAAGCTTCGGCGTGTTCTATGATTTTTATTTTCTTCTCCAGATTATGTTTAAAGTCTAAATCGCGTAAATCTCTATTTAGATGAAGGAAGTCGTAAAAATTCTCAACATGATGATGGTACGTATTCCACGTATTATTGTATTTGTCTCTAGGAATTGCACCAGCATTTCGCCAGCGTTCTTGTAAGTCTTTAAAGTGTTTGTATGTGGTATTTATGTTTTCTTCAACATTTAACAACCCTTTTATTTCTTCTATAATTGAAAGGCGTTCTGCTAAATTTTCTTTTAAGTTTTTTTGTAAATTATTGTAGTGCGAATTACGCTTTTCTTTGTAAATGCTATACGCCTCGTTGAAGCGTTTTTGTAGTGGATTGGAATAATGGAAGTCTATTTCGTTGCCACCATTTTCTAGAAATTCTTCTTTCTTTTCTTCAACAAGAGCATTGAAATGAGATTTAAATTCTTTCCTAATTTCATACACGTGTTGCTTAATGGCTTGAATTTTTTCGTTTTTAACAAGCTTTTCTAATTCGTCAACCAATTCTTCTAACGACATTTTTTCATACGCTTTCATTTCAATAGATTCGTTAGAATCGTCGTCTTCTGCATCTTTGGCGTTGGACTCATCTATTTCTGAAATGGCTTTATCATCATCATTCGAAGCTTTATTATTAGCTTCGGTTTCTTGTGGTGTCTCGGCAGTAGTTTCTACGTCGTTTTCTGGTGTAATAGTTGTTTTGTTGTTTTCTTCTCCGTCTGCTTGTGGCAGGTTATCTTTCTCTGTTGACATCTGAAAAATGTTAAGGTTCTTAAAATCGCTTGTGCGTTAAAGATAGTAACAACTTTATTACAAACAAAACCTTATTTTTCTAGTAAAAGAAAATACAGTTTATTTATTCCAAATTGTCCAGGCTTTATCTGCTTGAAGTTGCAGCATTTTTAGACCATTTATTGTAATAGCTCCTTTTTTACGTCCAAGTTTTAGAAATGTTGTTTCTTCAGGGTTATAAATTAAATCGTATAAAATATGCCCTGTTGTAATGGCATTGTATGGTATTTTAGGGCAGTCTTCTACATTTGGGAATGTGCCTAAAGGTGTGCAGTTTATAATAATTTGGTAATCGCTAACCAGTTCTTTGGTTAAAGCATTGTATGTAAAGACGCCTTTATTTGAAGGGGTTCTTGATACAAACATGTAATCTATATCAAGTTTTTTTAATGCCTGTTCTATAGCTTTGCTGGCACCACCAGTTCCTAAAATCAACGCTCTTTTATGATGTGGTTTTAAAAGCGGTTTTAAAGATTTTTTAAAACCATAATAATCGGTGTTATAGCCTTTTAAGTTTCCTTTTGAAGTAATTTTTATAGTGTTTACAGCTCCAATTTTTTTTGCTTTTTTGTCAAGTTTATCTAAAAAAGGAATGATAGCTTCTTTATATGGAATGGTAACATTTAAGCCTTTAAGTCCTTGAGTTTTGGTTATAATATGCGGGAATTTTTCAATGTTATCAATATCGAAATTTTCATAAGAAGCATGGATGGCTTGTTTTTCAAACTTTTTTTTAAAGTAAGCTTTAGAAAATGAGTAAGCAATATTCTTTCCTATAAGTCCAAATTTATCCATTGATTTTTCTAGTTTTTTGTCCATAAATTTCTAAAGCCAAGACAATAAGAATTCCAAAAAAAGCAAAACCAATAGCGGTAAAGGTTTCCGTAGAGAGTTCGGGGATATAACGTTGGTAGTTTTCGATAATTTTTTTGCCTGCAGAATCTAAAATGAAACTATCATTATTCATTTTATAAATTGTTTTTTTCCAAGGCCAAACCACGCCTAAAGAACCTACGATAAACCCAATTATAGATGCTGTCGTAATATTTTTGTAATGTTTTAAAATGTAATTTAAAATATGGGAAAAAGTTACTAACCCAATTACAGAGCCAGCAGTAAAAACACCTAAAACCTTGAGCATTTTAACACGTTCGGGATCTTTTAAGAATGCCCAATTACCTTGAATTAAATCGGAAATACTATCGTAAAGCGCATTTACAGAATCTACTAATAGCAACACATAATTTCCTAAAAGGATAAGAATAAATGAGCCGGAAAACCCAGGGAGTGTCATTCCGGAAACACTAATTATGCCACAAAATAACACAAACCAAAGGTTGTCGTTTTCTTTTGCAGGATCTAAAAAACTGATACTTATGCCTAAAATGGTTCCTATTATAAGTGCGGAATATGTTTTAACATTCCATGCTTTAAAATCTTTACTAATGTAATATATAGAGCCGATAATCATACCAAAAAACACACTCCAGACGTAGAGTTGATAGTGTTCTATAAGATAATCTAGTATTTTTGAAACACTAAAATA carries:
- a CDS encoding 2,3,4,5-tetrahydropyridine-2,6-dicarboxylate N-succinyltransferase, translating into MNNLKSIIEEAWDNRALLKEENTINTIREVVALLDSGNLRVAEPTENGWQVNEWVKKAVVLYFPIQQMETLEVGIFEYHDKIPLKTGYQEKGIRVVPHAVARHGAYISKGVIMMPSYVNIGAYVDEGTMVDTWATVGSCAQIGKNVHLSGGVGIGGVLEPLQAAPVIIEDNAFIGSRCIVVEGVRVEKEAVLGANVVLTASTKIIDVTGENPVESKGLVPARSVVIPGSYTKTFPAGEYNVPCALIIGKRKESTNKKTSLNDALREYDVAV
- the ruvX gene encoding Holliday junction resolvase RuvX, which gives rise to MGRILAIDFGAKRTGIAVTDELQIIASGLTTVNTKELLAFLKAYISKEKVELFVVGEPKQLNNQASESEVLILPFLKKLEAEIPSIPIKRIDERFTSKMAFQTMIDSGLSKKQRRNKALVDEISATIILQSYLASK
- the def gene encoding peptide deformylase gives rise to the protein MILPIVAYGDPVLKKKAKDIPSDYPKLSELLDNMYETMEGAYGVGLAAPQIGLPIRIFILDTAPFAEDSELPEEEQAFLKTFRRTFINAKITKEEGDEWAFNEGCLSIPDVREDVFRKPKITIEYFDENFNKHVETFEGLAARVIQHEYDHIEGILFTDKLSSLKKRLIKGKLNNISKGKINVDYRMRFPNQKKRR
- a CDS encoding DUF5606 domain-containing protein, with amino-acid sequence MGLEKVLAISGKPGLYKLVAQTRTGFVAESLVDKRRISVNIHQNVSLLSEIAIYTLTEEKPLQDVFTLIKEKENGEQTAIGHKESKDKLEEYFFNILPDYDEDRVYASDIKKVIQWYNLLQKHDLLDFEEEVSTSDEEE
- the mazG gene encoding nucleoside triphosphate pyrophosphohydrolase encodes the protein MNSRAEQLKGFERLLDIMDDLREQCPWDKKQTMETLRHLTIEETYELGDAILDNDLNEVKKELGDILLHIVFYSKIGSEANDFDIADVCNSICDKLIERHPHIYGDVTVENEEDVKRNWENIKLKEGRKSVLEGVPKSLPALVKANRIQDKVAGVGFDWEEPNQVWEKVEEELNEFKEEVQNGDKNAMENEFGDVMFSLVNYARFLGINPENALERTNKKFSNRFQYLETKSKEINKSLSDMTLNEMNVFWEEAKKK
- a CDS encoding DUF349 domain-containing protein translates to MSTEKDNLPQADGEENNKTTITPENDVETTAETPQETEANNKASNDDDKAISEIDESNAKDAEDDDSNESIEMKAYEKMSLEELVDELEKLVKNEKIQAIKQHVYEIRKEFKSHFNALVEEKKEEFLENGGNEIDFHYSNPLQKRFNEAYSIYKEKRNSHYNNLQKNLKENLAERLSIIEEIKGLLNVEENINTTYKHFKDLQERWRNAGAIPRDKYNNTWNTYHHHVENFYDFLHLNRDLRDLDFKHNLEKKIKIIEHAEALAQEEDVNHAFRELQVLHKMWKEELGPVAKEYREEIWQRFKNATKTIHDKRQIYFNELDKIYEKNLEKKQDIIDQIKAISDTGATSHNGWQKSIKEVEALREAFFNAGKVPIKVNEATWAKFKDVVRTFNRKKNAFYKNLKKEQYKNLEKKRELVKIAEDNKDSEDFETTTPLMKKIQSDWKKIGHVPRKDSDKIWKQFKAACNHYFDKFHTSRNKASEEELDNFNKKSELLQEIKGLKVADKETDLPVIKDYVEKWKALGNVPRNKRNIEKELNKTLDGFFKTLGLNPSEAELIKFDKKLEVLNNHQDSRHLDNERVFISKKIKEIKGEITQLENNLQFFTNVDDDNPLVKDVHKNIQKHKDELSLWKTKLQKIKKLY
- the aroE gene encoding shikimate dehydrogenase (AroE; catalyzes the conversion of shikimate to 3-dehydroshikimate), yielding MDKKLEKSMDKFGLIGKNIAYSFSKAYFKKKFEKQAIHASYENFDIDNIEKFPHIITKTQGLKGLNVTIPYKEAIIPFLDKLDKKAKKIGAVNTIKITSKGNLKGYNTDYYGFKKSLKPLLKPHHKRALILGTGGASKAIEQALKKLDIDYMFVSRTPSNKGVFTYNALTKELVSDYQIIINCTPLGTFPNVEDCPKIPYNAITTGHILYDLIYNPEETTFLKLGRKKGAITINGLKMLQLQADKAWTIWNK
- a CDS encoding DUF368 domain-containing protein; this translates as MQSTRTFRDKIFLIFKGLGMGAANKVPGVSGGVVAFVAGFYEEFIYSLQKINGKAFKLLINGRFKVCFQYINGRFLALLFTGMMISYFSVSKILDYLIEHYQLYVWSVFFGMIIGSIYYISKDFKAWNVKTYSALIIGTILGISISFLDPAKENDNLWFVLFCGIISVSGMTLPGFSGSFILILLGNYVLLLVDSVNALYDSISDLIQGNWAFLKDPERVKMLKVLGVFTAGSVIGLVTFSHILNYILKHYKNITTASIIGFIVGSLGVVWPWKKTIYKMNNDSFILDSAGKKIIENYQRYIPELSTETFTAIGFAFFGILIVLALEIYGQKTRKING